GGAAATCAAAAAAGAAGGCAATACCATCGGCGGAACGATTACGTGTGTGATCAAAAATGTTCCTGTAGGAATAGGTGAACCTATATTTTCTAAGCTTCAGGCAGAGCTAGCAAAAGCAATGCTGAATATTAATGCCTGCAAAGGTTTTGAATATGGAAGCGGATTCTGTGGGGCAAAAATGACAGGAAAAGAGCATAATGATGCTTTCAATACTGATTTTTCCACAAAATCTAACTTATCAGGAGGTATTCAGGGAGGTATTTCCAATGGAATGGATATCTACTTCCGTGTAGCCTTCAAACCTGTAGCCACTATTTTGAGACCTCAGGACAGTATAGATAAGGATGGAAATCCTGTTATTGTAGAAGGTAAGGGACGCCATGATCCATGTGTAGTACCAAGAGCTGTTCCTGTAGTGGAAAGTCTTGCTGCATTTGTATTGGCAGATCTATTTTTGATCAATAAAACAAGAAACATCAATAATTTTTAATATAAATATTTTTGGTAATGAAAAATTACTGGGATCAAGGAATTTCTTTTGAAGAGTATCTTCAAATAGCAAACAAAAGATTAGAGAATCCTGCTAACGAACAGGAACTTGAATATAAACAATACTATGAGCTTGGGCTTCAGAGAATGGACAGAACTGTAAAAAAATATGTCCCGGATGAAGAACAGCTAAAGGAATTGGCATCCAAGAACTTTGACGGAAAAATTTTAGTTATTTCCGAAGCTTGGTGTGGGGATGCCAGTGCAACAGTTCCTGCTTTATTCAAATTCTTTGAAGGACATAATGAAATCAGAGTGTTTCTAAGAGATAGTGATAAAAGCTTAATCAATCAGTTTTTAACTAACGGAACAGAATCTATTCCTAAGGTTCTTATTCTGGATAAGGATTTTAATGTAAAAAACTCTTGGGGACCTCGTCCGA
This genomic interval from Chryseobacterium joostei contains the following:
- a CDS encoding thioredoxin family protein; this encodes MKNYWDQGISFEEYLQIANKRLENPANEQELEYKQYYELGLQRMDRTVKKYVPDEEQLKELASKNFDGKILVISEAWCGDASATVPALFKFFEGHNEIRVFLRDSDKSLINQFLTNGTESIPKVLILDKDFNVKNSWGPRPKYGYELLMKYKADPEGYPKETFYNDLQIYYAKNRGKDAVQEILDLL